The genomic stretch GAAGCTTCATAATATCATGCGTGGTTTTTGAATCCAATGCTCCGGTAGGTTCATCGGCTAAAACTACTTTCGGATCTGTAATCAGTGCTCTTGCAATGGCTACTCTTTGCTTCTGCCCTCCGGAAAGTTCATTAGGAAGGTGATTCGCCCATTGTGCAAGCCCTACTTTTTCAAGGTATTCCATTGCTTTCTGGTTACGCTCTTTTCTTGGTACATTTTGATAGTATAATGGCAGTGCTACATTTTCAAGTGCAGTTTTATAGCTGATAAGATTAAAAGACTGGAAAATAAATCCTAAAAATTTACTTCTGTATTCTGCTGCTTTTACTTCTGATAAATGCTCAATAGGAACGCCATCCAATTCATAGGTTCCCGAATCTTTTTCGTCCAGAATACCAATAATATTAAGAAGTGTAGATTTTCCGGAACCGGAACTCCCCATAATGGAAACAAACTCTCCTTCCGAAATATCCAGATTAATCCCCTTCAAAACATGAAGTTTGCTTTTTCCTGTATCGTATGATTTATGTAAATTCTGAATTACTAACATTAAGTGATGTATGTTTTATACCCAATAAGTAGATGATATTTTCAAATTGTTACAAGAATGAAAATTTATTCAAATATTTTTTTGTTTAATACCTTAAACCTTTATTTATAATAGTTTATCAAATTTTGTTTAACTGTAACTTCAGTTTTCCATGTATTTACCCCCTATATGCCCGCCCAGCCTATTATTCGAGCCTGTTTCATGTAAATGTGGAAAACTTTTACAGCTAAAAGTCAGTCTATTAGTATTTACCTCTTTCAAAATCAGTTCTTTTTTTCGAACTTTGTCATTAGATTCTGCTCAGAAAAGAAAACTTACAGTGTGAATAACTTAAATTCACAACCACCACAAAAACAAAAAGTTACACAAATTCTGAACATTATCCACAGAGATCTGAATTATTTAATTATAAAGATATTTAATATGGGAATTTTTGATAAGAGAGTAAGCTATAAGCCATTTGAATACCCGGAGGTTCTTCAATTTGTAGAAGCCATCAACAAATCGTTTTGGGTACATTCGGAAGTGGACTTTACTGCAGATGTACAAGATTTTCATTCGCAGCTGGAACCACATGAAAAGAATGCTGTGAAAAATGCGCTTTTAGCCATTGCACAGATCGAGGTGTCTGTAAAGACATTCTGGGGGAATTTATACAACCACCTTCCAAAACCGGAATTCAATGGATTAGGATCTACTTTCGCAGAATGCGAATTCCGTCATTCTGAAGCATATTCCCGTTTACTGGAGGTATTAGGATATAATGACGAATTCCTTAATGTCATTGAAATTCCAGCTGTAAAAGGTAGAATTGAGTTCCTTGGAAATGCCTTAAAACACGCCAACTCTGCTACTCCAAAAGAATATGTTTCTGCATTATTGTTATTCAGTATCTTAGTAGAAAATGTTTCTCTTTTCTCTCAGTTTGCCATCATCCTTTCTTTCACAAGGTTTAAAGGATTCATGAAAAATGTTTCCAATATCATCGCATGGACTTCTGTAGATGAGCAAATCCACGCTAACGCCGGAATTTACCTGATCAACAAAATCCGTGAAGAACAACCTGATCTTTTAACAGACAGCGATATTGAAGACATCTACACGCTTGTGGATGAGTCTATCGCAAGAGAAGGAGATATCCTTAGCTGGATCTTTGAATTAGGAGAAATTGACAACGTGTCTAAAGAAGACTTACTGAACTTTATGAAGTACCGTGTAGATGACAGTTTGAAGAAAATCAACATGAAAACAAGATACAACATCACTCCGGAACAATACAGACCAATGGTATGGTTCGAAGAGGAAGTTTTTGCCAATTCATTAGATGATTTCTTTGCAAAAAGACCTGTAGATTACACGAAACACGATAAGAGTATTACAGCAAACGACTTGTTCTAAGAATAATGATTACAAAAGAATTTATTGAAGAATATTCATTGTTTAGGAAGTTAAAACTTTCTACTCCATTGGATAATTTTCTTTATCATTGGCAAAAAGTTCCAATTAATATGCAATGTAATCATTGTAATTCTATTCAAACATTTAATTTAGTCAATAATTATGGATTCATATCACCAGGTGGGCCACAAAATTATGCTAATGATAGAGTTGTTCCTTTGCAATATAAATGTGAATCTTGCCAAAAGTTTGAAAGGTATTTTTATGTATATGTAAATTCTGAATTGAATGAAGTCTATAAAGTAGGTCAATATCCTGAATGGGAAATTAAAATTGACAAAGGACTACAGAAAACATTGAATAAGCATTCAGATAATTTTAGAAAAGGACTTGTTTGTGAATCACAAGGATATGGAATTGGTGCTTTTGCTTATTATAGAAGGATTACAGAAGATATAATTGACGAGCTTTTAGATTCTATTCAAGATTTAATTGATGAAGAAAATAAAGAAAAATACCTTGCTGCATTAGAAAAAACTAAGCAAACTAGAGTAACACAAGAAAAAATAGAACTTATAAAAGACTTACTACCATCAATTCTAAAACCAAACGGTGTTAATCCTCTAGGAGTTCTACATAGTGAACTAAGTGGAGGACTTCATTCAGAAAGTGATGAAATTTGTCTGGAAAAAGCAAATCATGTCAAAAGTATTTTAACATTTTTAATTAATCAGGTTTTAAAAAGCAAAGAAGATGCTAAAAGTTTTACAGAAAGCATGAAATTTTTACTTGATAAAAAATCTGGAAAATAACACAAATATAAACTATGATTAATGTAATTGTAAGCTACACCGTAAATTCTGAATTCGTTCCTGCAAATAAAGCCCATATCCAAAAGTTTTTGAATGATTTTAAAAATTTGGATCAGTCAACATTTGAATATAAGGTTTTCGTAAAGGAAGATGGCGTTACTTTTTTGCATTATTCAAACTACATCAATGAAGATGTTCAGCATGAAGTTTTGAATATTCCGTCTTTTAAGGAATTTCAAAGATTGAGAGATGAAAGTGGGCTGAATGACTCTCACAAAGTAGAATTTTTACAATCAATAATATAAAAAAACAAAATTCCGGAGTGGTTATCTCATTCCGGAATTCGAAAATATAACATCTATGGAAGAGCAAAATTCAAATATATGGTGGCTCAACGAAGAGTCTGAGCAGATGCTGAACAGAGGATACCTGTTGAAAGGTGAAACGGTAGACGGAGCTATCGACAGAATTACCACTGCTGCTGCAAAAAGATTATATAAGCCGGAACTTCAGCCAGCTTTCAAAGAAATGATCACAAAAGGATGGATCAGTTTCTCTTCTCCTGTATGGGCTAATATGGGAACAGAAAGAGGTCTTCCCATCTCTTGTTTCAACGCTCACATTCCGGACAGCATTGAAGGAATTACTCATAAAATGGGTGAGGTGATCATGCAGACAAAAATCGGGGGTGGAACTTCGGGTTATTTCGGAGAGCTTAGAAACAGAGGTACTGCGGTAACAGATAACGGAAAATCTTCCGGAGCAGTTTCATTCATGAAACTTTTTGATACGGCAATGGATGTTGTTTCTCAGGGAGGTGTAAGAAGAGGAGCATTTGCAGCTTATCTTGATATCGACCACGGAGATATTGAAGAATTTTTATCCATTAAAGATATCGGAAGCCCAATTCAAAACCTGTTCACCGGAGTATGTGTTCCGGATTACTGGATGCAGGATATGATTGATGGTGATATGGACAAGCGTAAAATTTGGGCAAGAGTACTGGAAAGCCGCCAGCAAAAAGGTCTTCCTTATATTTTCTTTACCGATAACGTAAACAGAAACAAACCACAGGTGTATAAAGACCTTGGAATGACAGTAAACGCAAGTAACCTTTGTTCTGAGATCATGCTTCCTTCTACGATGGAAGAATCATTCATCTGCTGCCTGTCCTCCATGAATCTTGAATTGTATGATGAATGGAAAGATACAGATGCGGTTAAATTAGCCGTTTACTTCCTGGATGCTGTATTATCTGAGTTCATTGATAAAACTGAAGGAAACTATTACTTACAGGGAGCAAGAAACTTCGCAATGCGTCACAGAGCTCTTGGATTAGGAGTTTTAGGATACCACTCTTACCTACAGAAAAACATGATTCCGTTTGAAAGTTTTGAAGCGACTCAGTTCAACGCAAGAGCATTCAGACATATCAAAGAACAGGCTGAGCAGGCTTCAAGAGAATTAGCCAACATCTATGGAGAACCGGATGTATTGAAAGGATATGGATTAAGAAATACCACTACAATGGCTATTGCTCCTACCACTTCAAGTTCTGCCATTCTAGGGCAAACTTCTCCGGGAATTGAACCTTTCTCTTCTAACTACTACAAAGCAGGTCTTGCCAAAGGAAACTTTATGCGTAAGAACAAATACCTGGCAAAACTATTGAAAGAAAAAGGACTTGATAATGAAGAAACATGGAGAACCATTATGCTGAACCACGGTTCTGTACAGCATCTGAATGAGCTTACTCCAGAAGAAAAGGCAGTATTCAAAACATTTAAGGAAATTTCTCCAATGGAGATCATTTCTCAGGCTGCACAAAGACAACAGTACATTGACCAGGCACAGTCTCTGAACCTTCAGATTCCATCTACAATGCCAGTAAAAGATGTAAACTACCTGTATATCGAAGCTTGGAAAAAAGGAGTAAAAACACTTTACTACCAAAGAAGTTCTTCCGTTTCAAAAGAAATGATGGTGAACTTTGTATCTTGTTCAAGCTGCGAAGCATAAGATCAAATAATAAACACGCTATATAAGCAGAAGCACGTCCAATGACGTGCTTTTTTTATTATAATAAAATTTTAACAAAAATTTAACATTTAGATTTTTAAAAATTATTTTCCTTTAATCATCTATTAATACTGAAAATATTAGGCTTTCACTCCCCTAATAGTGAATCAAGTCCCACCATTACTGATTTTTTATTATTAATATGAAGTGATTTTATTTACATTTGTTGAAGATAAATCAAAGAAAACAGTTTTTATCAAAGAAAACATCAATCATTAAACTCATTAGTAAACATAAATTCAATGCAAAATAAAGATTGTATTTTAATTTAAATTAATAGGCCTCTTTGATAATTGGAAAACAATTTTTAGAACTGATTTAAAAAAACACAAAACAAAAGAGAAAAATAAATACATTATAAGCACAATACAAAGTGTTCTAATCCCTTTTAATAAAAAAACACAAAAAATAAAACTCAGATAGCGAATTATTCTCAGCAAGAAATTGCTACAATATAAACACAAAAAATTATTTCGAAATGAACAAAATTATTACCCTAATGATGGCAATAGCCAGCATTACACTTAACGCACAGGTAGGTATTAATACAACTTCTCCCGATCAGAGTGCAGCTTTAGATGTTACAAGTACTTCCAAGGGGGTACTACTACCTAGAATCAGTAATTTATCTTCAGTTACCAGTCCAGCCACAGGGCTCATTATTTTTGATACCAGTAAAAAATGCATCAGCCAAAATGTGGGAACTCCTACAAGCCCGGACTGGACATGCCTTTCTCCGTATGTATCTAAATTTTTCTACATGCCGAGTATAGTTTTTGACACCACCACAACCTCAACAGGCCAAACGAAGGATCTGTACACATTGTATAAAAATCAGTTTTCGAACGTCCCAACAAATGCAAGAAGTGCATCTGCTCCGGCTTCAATACCTTTTTTTCCCAATGCAACAGATTTATACTATTATGTAACGGGGTATGACACTTCTGTTTTTAAAATAAACAGCGTCAGCAGCACAGGGGTATTGAATTATGATGTTTTATCAAATGCCACTTCAGCATCTTTCATCAATATCGTATTTGTTGTAAAATAAAGCAGCCATGAAAAAGAATTTTAAAAGACTGTCTTTGATGAGCCTGTTTTTTGCACTGCTTACAAATTTGATGTATGCACAGACAGACAGTACCGAAGTTGCAAGTATCTACGGATTTTATTCTTATTCTAATTCGCTTATGAATGCTTCTTCAGCTTCTGAGCTTACGATACAGGGAAATGCTTCACATACTGCTACCGGAGTACAGCTTACTCCTGCAAGCTCAGGGCAGTTTGGTGGATTATTTATCAATGGCAGGACGTTTACTTCTGTAAACGGGCTTCATGTTGAATTTGAATATGATATGAAAAACGGAACCCCCTTAAGTGGTACTTATGGAGACGGCTTATCTTTTTTCCTGTATGATGGAGCAGTAACAAGTCCTACGATAGGAGCTCCTGGAGCCGGCCTTGGTTATGCATATAACAGAGCACAGAATACCTACGCAAGTCAGAGAAAGGCAGGTTTATCATCAGCTTATCTGGGTATTGCCCTGGATGAGTTTGGGAATTTTAAATCAAAGCGTTTTCAGGGGGAATCAAGAGTAAATGGAATTGCAGGAGTAACCTGGTCTCAACCGACAAGTCATGTAACCTTAAGAGGAGCAAGAGGCGCTGCAATTAATACAACCGGATTAGGAGACGGTTTTACAGGATATCCTGTTCTGATTACACGATCTACTTTAAGTAATTCGGGAACTGTAGGCAGGGTATTACAAGCTGACAGAAGTTATCTGGCAACTTCCAACACCCTTTCTTCAGTGTTTGATCTCAGAAACAATGCCGGAGAATTCAGAAAGGTATATCTTGACCTGATTCCTCATTTTATAAGCAGTACTGCTACCGATGGATTTGATATAAAAGTAGATATCCAGACAACCCAAAACGGAACACCTGTTAATGTCATCAATTACTATCATTATAAGACCTCCGTACCTTATACGGAAAATGCCAACCCTCAAACAACAGACTTTAATACTTCGGATGTAGAAGGAGCTGCAACTTCCCAAACGCTTAATGCAGCAACCCCATCCTTCCTAAAGCTAGGCTTTGCAGCCTCTACAGGAGCTGCATTCCAACAGCATATCATCCGAAATGTAAAATTAACTCTTCCTTATTCAGCAGTAACCAACGATGATGTAGCTTCTACGTGTAAGTTTCAACCGGTTAATATCCCTGTTTTCAATAATGATATAGCATATAAAGGACCTATCAGTATCACAACTCCACCCACAGGAAGCAATACCAATATTGATTATTCAACATTCAGTTTTGCAAAGACCAGCGATACAGATCTTACCCTGTACCGTAAAAAAGTAACTTCTGCAGGAACGTGGACTTACAACAAGTCAACAGGTATTGTCACATTTAACCCTTCAAGCGGTTTTACAGGAACGGCTACAATGACTTATACAGTAAAAGGAAGAACCGTGAAGGATTCCAATGGTAAAATTGTTGAGCCTTATGGAGATACCGCTTATCGGTCTGTTCCGGCTACAATTACTGTGAGTCTAAAAACTACCGGCTGTATTTATTCTACCATTTCAAACAGAATGGTAACACAAACGATAAAGTAAGCTATCCGAAAATATATTTTTGATGGAATGGAAGAAATAACAGTACTCACCTGTCAAGTACTATTATTTCTTCTCTTATTTTATACAGTAAAAAAGGCTCGGAAAGAAAATCCGAACCTTTGAAAGAAGTATAATAAAAAAGAGTAATTAAAAGTTATATCTCACCCCTAGCTGAGCCTGGAATCTTGATGCAAACTGATCGATGGTATAAGCAGATCCCGGCGTTTTAAAGTTGTAGGTAGGATCTCCGGCTGAAGGTTGCCCTGTTGCCACATTTCCCACTTTGGTAAGCCCTACACTTGCTGTAGAGTTGAATGTATTAGGTACAAAGTATACTTTCCCCCAATCTTTATTCAATAAATTAGTAAAATTGATGATACTTAACGAGATCTGGATATTGTTCTTAGATTTTTCGCTCAGTCTGATCTCATCCATAATTCTGATATCTGCCTGAACATTCCAAGGGGTTGTATCTCCATTTCTTTCGGTAAATTTTCCTCTTCTGGATTTTAGATAATCATTATTATTGACGAAATTCTCATAATCTGCAACCTGTTGCTGAGCACTTACCAGTATATTTCCTGATCCATCTTTTATAGGAACAATATATTTCGCAGCTTCAGCAGCATCTTTAAAGATATAGGCAAGACCCGCTGCCTGTCCTGTATTAGCAATGGTACTATTTACAAATCCCCATGAGAAAGGATTTCCGGACTGTGCATTAAAATATATATTGGTAGATAACCTATTAGACTTGGAAATATTAAACGCATATCCAAGGTTCGCTACAATTCTATTCTTGATCGCAAAATTGGAAGTTGTTAACTTAGGATCATTAGGTGTCAGTGATTGATTCATCTGCCAGTTACTTTCCATTGAATTTCTGATCCCATTCGTTATGTCTTTTGCATCACCATACGTATAGGCAGCAAAGAAATTAAATCCGAAATTATATGCTTTTGAAATCTGAGCCGTCAGGTTGTAACGATATCCTTCTTTTGTATTGGATAGTAGATATGCATTAGAAAAATTACTGTTGATATTCGTTGTATAAATCGGCATTTCGTGATTCACATCATAGCTGTAATAAGTCACATTATCCGTTTTATTTACCTGCTGGAATTTCAGATCATAAAGTACTTTGGTATAGATCCCTTCCAATGTCAGTTTATACCCGGCAAGAGTATAATCGAATGCCAGGGAGCTTCTCCACACTCTTGGCATCTTAAAATTATTATCAATAAGGTCCACCTGTACTTTGGATGAATTTTGCCATTTGGGGAAATTAGCTCCTACTAACGGATCCCCGTTAGCAGCAATCTGTGCGGCAGTAGGAGCATTGTAATCATAACTTCCGAAACCTACTCCATCATTATAATAAGCATATCCTAACCATGCAAATGGAATTCTTCCCACAAAAATACCCGAACCTCCTCTTAATACCATAGATCTGTCTTCCGTAACATCAATGGTAAATCCAAGTCTTGGAGATAGTGTTGGTTTGTTGAGGTAACTGTTGGTTAGCTGACTTAACGGTGTATAGCTATAGGTATTTCCGAAATAAGGATCCTGAGGAGACTTATTAACAGCCTGGCTCAGTTGTGGCTTATTAGGTAAATCTGTATAATCTACTCTTACTCCCGGTGAAAGCCTTACCCTTCCCCAATTGATCTCGTCCTGCAGATACAAGGAAAGAAGGTTTACTTTATATTGTGCATAAGGATTGTCGAAAAGTTCTTCTCTGCTGTTTCCGTTAAAAGGATAGGTTCC from Chryseobacterium indologenes encodes the following:
- a CDS encoding ribonucleoside-diphosphate reductase subunit alpha — translated: MEEQNSNIWWLNEESEQMLNRGYLLKGETVDGAIDRITTAAAKRLYKPELQPAFKEMITKGWISFSSPVWANMGTERGLPISCFNAHIPDSIEGITHKMGEVIMQTKIGGGTSGYFGELRNRGTAVTDNGKSSGAVSFMKLFDTAMDVVSQGGVRRGAFAAYLDIDHGDIEEFLSIKDIGSPIQNLFTGVCVPDYWMQDMIDGDMDKRKIWARVLESRQQKGLPYIFFTDNVNRNKPQVYKDLGMTVNASNLCSEIMLPSTMEESFICCLSSMNLELYDEWKDTDAVKLAVYFLDAVLSEFIDKTEGNYYLQGARNFAMRHRALGLGVLGYHSYLQKNMIPFESFEATQFNARAFRHIKEQAEQASRELANIYGEPDVLKGYGLRNTTTMAIAPTTSSSAILGQTSPGIEPFSSNYYKAGLAKGNFMRKNKYLAKLLKEKGLDNEETWRTIMLNHGSVQHLNELTPEEKAVFKTFKEISPMEIISQAAQRQQYIDQAQSLNLQIPSTMPVKDVNYLYIEAWKKGVKTLYYQRSSSVSKEMMVNFVSCSSCEA
- a CDS encoding TonB-dependent receptor; this encodes MKKKIICAFALLSFGFAFSQETSSKIFGRLKGTSSEVTVKVVHIPTNSTFETKSNSKGQFSLDNLQPGGPYKIEISDGSQVIYENPNLQLSLGNNDLPVVEVGNKEKTIDEVKITSKKANVKYGVGISQAQISGLPNINRGIQDVTKLIPQSANNSFNGTNFRYNNVTIDGSINNDAIGFSPSLGGQTGTSGMPGSSTRSNSISLDAIQDVQVYIAPYDVKLGNFLGGSINAVTRSGSNDVTGSMYVYGRNAAITGRNRVGDNSKMPSDFSDFIYGGRVGLPVVRDKVFLFTNLEYTKRVDPIFYNANDPNALIDESVAQKLSDFVQKKYGFNVGSFNGYNNFSESAKLFNKLDWKINDKHTLSIKNNTVFSQASNLERDGANFRFSSMDFVQKNTASTTTLELKSRFNDKWNNNLVVGYSSIHDYRDPTSSNAMFPQVEITHNGGTILFGNDREATVFNMKQKTFEITDNLTYKTGNHTFLLGTHNELYNINYGFVNALNGRISYKSLNDFYNGNPARIRGTYPFNGNSREELFDNPYAQYKVNLLSLYLQDEINWGRVRLSPGVRVDYTDLPNKPQLSQAVNKSPQDPYFGNTYSYTPLSQLTNSYLNKPTLSPRLGFTIDVTEDRSMVLRGGSGIFVGRIPFAWLGYAYYNDGVGFGSYDYNAPTAAQIAANGDPLVGANFPKWQNSSKVQVDLIDNNFKMPRVWRSSLAFDYTLAGYKLTLEGIYTKVLYDLKFQQVNKTDNVTYYSYDVNHEMPIYTTNINSNFSNAYLLSNTKEGYRYNLTAQISKAYNFGFNFFAAYTYGDAKDITNGIRNSMESNWQMNQSLTPNDPKLTTSNFAIKNRIVANLGYAFNISKSNRLSTNIYFNAQSGNPFSWGFVNSTIANTGQAAGLAYIFKDAAEAAKYIVPIKDGSGNILVSAQQQVADYENFVNNNDYLKSRRGKFTERNGDTTPWNVQADIRIMDEIRLSEKSKNNIQISLSIINFTNLLNKDWGKVYFVPNTFNSTASVGLTKVGNVATGQPSAGDPTYNFKTPGSAYTIDQFASRFQAQLGVRYNF
- a CDS encoding ribonucleotide-diphosphate reductase subunit beta produces the protein MGIFDKRVSYKPFEYPEVLQFVEAINKSFWVHSEVDFTADVQDFHSQLEPHEKNAVKNALLAIAQIEVSVKTFWGNLYNHLPKPEFNGLGSTFAECEFRHSEAYSRLLEVLGYNDEFLNVIEIPAVKGRIEFLGNALKHANSATPKEYVSALLLFSILVENVSLFSQFAIILSFTRFKGFMKNVSNIIAWTSVDEQIHANAGIYLINKIREEQPDLLTDSDIEDIYTLVDESIAREGDILSWIFELGEIDNVSKEDLLNFMKYRVDDSLKKINMKTRYNITPEQYRPMVWFEEEVFANSLDDFFAKRPVDYTKHDKSITANDLF
- a CDS encoding ABC transporter ATP-binding protein: MLVIQNLHKSYDTGKSKLHVLKGINLDISEGEFVSIMGSSGSGKSTLLNIIGILDEKDSGTYELDGVPIEHLSEVKAAEYRSKFLGFIFQSFNLISYKTALENVALPLYYQNVPRKERNQKAMEYLEKVGLAQWANHLPNELSGGQKQRVAIARALITDPKVVLADEPTGALDSKTTHDIMKLLQDINNEGKTIIVVTHEPDVAAQTKRNVVLKDGIIESDEFIKQIVL